The following coding sequences lie in one Bacteroidota bacterium genomic window:
- a CDS encoding CoA-binding protein, which yields MKKANLAQIKEFQRYRNTAIVGISRDPKKFGYQLAEMLLAQGYHLRPIHPDAEEILGLKCFRSVSELPPDTDSMIIVTPKEATATYLSEALAAGIRQIWIQQFSDSPESVGIAAQSEANVIFGRCLFMYSNPKGIHRFHARLAKLFGVKAR from the coding sequence ATGAAAAAAGCAAACCTTGCCCAGATCAAAGAGTTTCAGCGATACCGCAACACTGCAATTGTTGGCATATCTCGCGACCCAAAGAAGTTCGGATACCAGCTCGCCGAAATGCTCCTGGCGCAAGGCTACCACCTTCGGCCCATCCACCCCGATGCAGAAGAGATTCTCGGCCTGAAGTGTTTCAGATCGGTCAGTGAGCTGCCTCCGGATACGGATTCCATGATCATCGTCACTCCCAAAGAAGCAACCGCCACCTACCTGTCGGAAGCACTGGCAGCCGGCATCAGGCAGATCTGGATCCAGCAGTTTTCTGATTCCCCCGAAAGCGTCGGGATAGCGGCCCAAAGTGAGGCAAATGTCATATTTGGTCGCTGCCTGTTTATGTATTCCAACCCCAAGGGCATCCATCGTTTTCATGCCCGCCTGGCGAAGCTTTTTGGTGTAAAGGCCAGATAA